Proteins found in one candidate division TA06 bacterium genomic segment:
- the rplB gene encoding 50S ribosomal protein L2, with protein sequence MGIKSYKPVTPGLRHRTGYTFEELTKPLAPKSLRKAMRKSGGRNNHGRVTADHRGGGHKRAYRMIDFRRDKFGIAATVAAIEYDPNRSARLALLKYADGEWRYIMAPLGLKLGDKVMSGPGSEIKNGNALPLSEIPMGTSVHNIEVTKGRGGQMVRTAGGSAQLLAKEAGYAQLRMPSGEVRMISLECLATVGQVGNLEHENISIGKAGRNRWLGVKPHSRGVVKNPHDHPMGGGEGKSSGGRHPCGPTGLLSKGKKTRNRKKLSSKFIVKRRK encoded by the coding sequence ATGGGGATCAAGTCTTATAAACCGGTAACTCCCGGATTAAGGCACCGCACCGGCTACACCTTTGAAGAGCTGACCAAACCTCTGGCTCCCAAAAGCCTGAGGAAGGCCATGCGCAAAAGCGGGGGACGCAACAATCACGGACGGGTGACCGCCGACCACCGCGGAGGAGGGCACAAAAGGGCCTACCGGATGATAGATTTCCGGCGCGATAAATTCGGGATCGCCGCCACGGTGGCCGCCATAGAGTACGATCCCAACCGCTCGGCCCGGCTGGCCCTGCTGAAGTACGCCGACGGGGAATGGCGATACATCATGGCCCCGCTGGGACTGAAGCTGGGCGACAAGGTGATGTCCGGCCCCGGCTCCGAGATCAAGAACGGCAACGCCCTGCCCCTGTCCGAGATCCCCATGGGCACCTCGGTCCACAATATCGAGGTCACCAAGGGCCGGGGCGGCCAGATGGTGCGCACCGCCGGAGGATCGGCCCAGCTGCTGGCCAAGGAAGCCGGTTACGCCCAGCTGCGGATGCCTTCGGGCGAAGTGCGGATGATCAGCCTGGAATGCTTGGCCACCGTAGGACAGGTGGGCAACCTGGAGCATGAGAATATCTCCATCGGCAAGGCCGGCCGCAACCGCTGGCTGGGGGTCAAGCCCCACAGCCGGGGCGTGGTCAAGAACCCCCACGACCACCCGATGGGCGGCGGCGAAGGCAAATCCTCGGGCGGACGTCATCCCTGCGGACCCACCGGACTCTTATCCAAAGGCAAGAAGACCCGCAACCGTAAAAAACTTTCCAGCAAGTTTATAGTCAAGAGGAGAAAGTAA
- the rpmC gene encoding 50S ribosomal protein L29, protein MAKVKELRQMTRAEVEQKLKDEGQNLFHLTIRHSTQGLPKPTELKKSRRQVARLKTVLQEDKLGKTKLASGAKTA, encoded by the coding sequence ATGGCCAAGGTAAAAGAACTTCGCCAAATGACCCGGGCCGAGGTGGAGCAGAAGCTCAAGGATGAGGGGCAGAACCTCTTCCATCTGACCATCCGCCATTCCACCCAGGGGCTGCCCAAGCCCACCGAGCTCAAGAAATCCCGCCGCCAGGTGGCCCGCCTCAAGACCGTGCTTCAGGAAGACAAGCTGGGCAAAACCAAGCTGGCTTCGGGCGCCAAGACCGCATAA
- the rpsH gene encoding 30S ribosomal protein S8, with protein sequence MSMTDPIADMLTRIRNAGKAKMKRTDIPASKMKLAITKILLRERLIANFKYIADGKQNVIRAYLRYDDEGKHLIKGLVRRSTPGLRVYAPKDKLPRVRSGMGLAIISTSKGLMTDREARKNKLGGEVVCYLW encoded by the coding sequence ATGTCGATGACCGATCCCATTGCCGATATGCTGACCAGGATCCGCAATGCCGGGAAAGCCAAGATGAAGAGGACGGATATACCGGCCTCCAAAATGAAGCTGGCGATCACCAAGATCCTTTTGCGGGAGCGCCTGATCGCCAATTTCAAGTACATCGCCGACGGCAAGCAGAACGTGATCCGCGCTTACCTGCGCTACGATGATGAGGGAAAGCATTTGATCAAGGGCCTGGTGCGCCGCAGTACTCCGGGCTTAAGAGTGTACGCCCCCAAGGACAAGCTGCCCCGGGTCCGCAGCGGAATGGGGCTGGCCATCATATCCACCTCCAAGGGCCTGATGACCGACCGGGAGGCCCGCAAGAACAAGCTGGGCGGCGAAGTGGTCTGCTACCTGTGGTAA
- the rplC gene encoding 50S ribosomal protein L3: protein MNGILGRKIGMTQIFGPGNAVIPVTVIEAGPCVVTQVKEAKLDGYSAVQLGFVEKKKQKTTKAMQGHFTKAGAPAPLRFIKEIRTAQAKDFKPGQVIKADLFAEGDMVRVTGTMKGRGTQGVVKRHGFKGGPKTHGQTDRLRRPGSAGAGSTPGRVYPGRRYPGQMGNVQITVRNLKIVKVDAEKNLLLIKGPVPGAPDGILVVQKIIKKKA from the coding sequence ATGAACGGAATATTAGGCAGAAAAATAGGGATGACCCAGATCTTCGGGCCGGGCAATGCGGTGATTCCGGTGACGGTGATCGAAGCCGGGCCCTGCGTAGTGACCCAGGTCAAGGAGGCCAAGCTTGACGGCTACTCCGCCGTGCAGCTGGGCTTTGTGGAAAAGAAAAAACAAAAGACCACCAAGGCCATGCAGGGACATTTTACCAAGGCCGGAGCCCCGGCCCCCCTGCGCTTCATCAAGGAAATCAGAACGGCCCAGGCCAAGGATTTCAAACCCGGTCAGGTGATCAAGGCCGACCTGTTTGCCGAGGGCGACATGGTCCGGGTCACCGGCACTATGAAGGGCCGGGGAACCCAGGGCGTGGTCAAGCGTCACGGGTTCAAGGGCGGCCCCAAGACCCACGGCCAAACCGACCGCCTGCGCCGTCCCGGATCGGCCGGAGCCGGATCCACCCCGGGCCGGGTCTATCCCGGCCGGCGTTATCCCGGACAGATGGGCAATGTCCAGATCACAGTCCGCAACCTGAAGATTGTCAAAGTGGATGCCGAAAAGAACCTGCTCCTGATCAAAGGCCCGGTGCCCGGCGCCCCCGACGGGATATTGGTCGTTCAAAAGATCATAAAAAAGAAGGCATAA
- the rpsS gene encoding 30S ribosomal protein S19 produces the protein MSRSLKKGPFIDAKLFAKIEAMHAARDKKVIKTWARRSMIPPEFVGFTISVHNGNKFIPVYVSENMVGHKLGEFSPTRTFRKHGAAGKEVDKKGGKKTETTTAPGAPGAAPAAAPAAAPAKK, from the coding sequence ATGTCCCGCTCCCTAAAAAAAGGACCCTTCATCGATGCCAAGCTGTTTGCCAAGATCGAAGCCATGCACGCCGCCCGCGACAAGAAGGTGATCAAGACCTGGGCCCGGCGTTCCATGATCCCCCCGGAATTCGTGGGGTTCACCATTTCGGTCCACAACGGCAACAAGTTCATACCGGTCTATGTCAGCGAGAACATGGTAGGCCATAAGCTGGGAGAGTTTTCCCCCACCCGCACCTTCCGCAAGCACGGCGCGGCCGGCAAGGAAGTGGACAAAAAGGGCGGCAAGAAGACCGAAACTACCACCGCTCCCGGCGCCCCCGGAGCGGCTCCGGCGGCAGCTCCGGCGGCAGCCCCGGCCAAAAAATAA
- a CDS encoding 50S ribosomal protein L18, producing the protein MADKAKEIRDARLRRHVRIRRKVQGTPERPRLCVFRSNKFIYAQVIDDTKHAVLAASGKMEGLEKGKLAQSKQVGKKIAQLALAKGIKQVVFDRGGYIYHGRIKALAESAREAGLQF; encoded by the coding sequence ATGGCAGACAAGGCAAAAGAAATAAGAGACGCCCGCCTCAGGCGGCATGTACGGATCCGGCGCAAGGTTCAGGGCACGCCCGAACGGCCCCGGCTCTGCGTCTTCCGCAGCAACAAGTTCATTTATGCCCAGGTGATAGACGACACCAAGCATGCGGTGCTGGCGGCCTCCGGCAAGATGGAGGGGCTGGAAAAAGGCAAGCTGGCCCAGAGCAAGCAGGTGGGCAAAAAGATCGCCCAGCTGGCTTTGGCCAAGGGCATCAAGCAGGTGGTGTTCGACCGGGGCGGATATATTTATCACGGCAGGATCAAGGCGCTGGCCGAGTCGGCCAGAGAAGCCGGGTTGCAATTCTAA
- the rplE gene encoding 50S ribosomal protein L5 produces MARLKEKYQKEVKPALIKKFGYKSPMQAPALSKIVVNMGLGEGILDPKIVEAAAKDLGTITGQKPSIRKSKKSIANFKLRAGLPIGAMVTLRGETMYEFFDRMVNVAMPRIRDFKGMPAKSFDGRGNYTMGIKEQIIFPEINYDKISKIVGMDITFVTTAKSDEEGKELLSLMGMPFQK; encoded by the coding sequence ATGGCGCGTTTAAAAGAAAAATACCAAAAGGAAGTCAAGCCGGCCCTGATCAAGAAATTCGGCTATAAGAGTCCGATGCAGGCTCCGGCCCTTTCCAAGATCGTGGTCAACATGGGCTTGGGCGAGGGCATTCTGGATCCCAAGATAGTGGAGGCTGCGGCCAAGGATCTGGGGACCATCACTGGGCAGAAGCCCTCCATCCGCAAATCCAAAAAATCCATCGCCAACTTCAAACTGCGGGCCGGCCTGCCCATCGGCGCCATGGTCACTTTGCGGGGAGAAACCATGTACGAGTTCTTTGACCGGATGGTCAATGTGGCCATGCCCCGGATCCGCGATTTCAAGGGGATGCCGGCCAAATCCTTTGACGGCCGGGGGAATTACACCATGGGCATCAAGGAGCAGATCATCTTTCCCGAGATCAACTACGACAAGATATCCAAGATTGTGGGCATGGACATCACCTTTGTGACCACCGCCAAAAGCGACGAAGAGGGCAAGGAACTGCTGAGCCTGATGGGAATGCCTTTCCAAAAATAA
- the rpsE gene encoding 30S ribosomal protein S5, with protein sequence MARINLNGLGELKEQVVHINRVAKVVKGGKRFGFTALVTVGDGNGHVGIGKGKAREVSEAIRKANEDAKKSLKKYSVVDGKIPYMVMGKYGASEVVLRPAATGTGVIAGNVVRSVLEVCGVTDILTKSLGSNNPHNLLKATIDGLSQLRQPAEIMEERNRGKAGAAPAAAPEAKPQAAEESKPEAPAAETTAAV encoded by the coding sequence GTGGCAAGGATCAACTTGAATGGTTTGGGCGAGCTCAAGGAGCAGGTGGTCCATATCAACCGGGTGGCCAAGGTGGTAAAGGGCGGCAAGCGCTTCGGTTTTACCGCGTTGGTGACGGTGGGTGACGGGAACGGTCATGTGGGGATCGGCAAGGGAAAGGCCCGCGAAGTTTCCGAGGCCATCCGCAAGGCCAATGAGGACGCCAAGAAAAGTCTTAAGAAATATTCGGTGGTCGACGGCAAGATCCCCTACATGGTGATGGGCAAATACGGCGCCAGCGAAGTGGTCTTAAGGCCGGCCGCCACCGGAACCGGCGTGATCGCCGGCAATGTGGTGCGCTCGGTGCTGGAGGTCTGCGGCGTCACCGACATCCTGACCAAGAGCCTGGGCTCCAACAATCCCCACAATCTTTTAAAGGCTACCATCGACGGGCTGTCCCAACTGCGCCAGCCGGCCGAGATCATGGAAGAGCGCAACCGGGGCAAGGCCGGAGCCGCCCCCGCTGCGGCCCCCGAGGCCAAACCGCAGGCGGCCGAAGAATCGAAGCCGGAAGCCCCGGCCGCAGAAACTACGGCCGCAGTCTGA
- a CDS encoding 50S ribosomal protein L24, producing MKIKKNDTVVVIAGKAKGKRGKVLKLFPEKSRAIVEGVQFIKRHTKPRKQGQKAGILEKEAPVAISNLMVICAKCNKGVRVGARVLTDGKRSRVCKSCGEMLDKA from the coding sequence ATGAAGATAAAGAAGAACGACACGGTAGTGGTGATAGCCGGAAAGGCCAAGGGCAAACGGGGCAAGGTGCTCAAACTCTTCCCCGAGAAGAGCCGGGCCATAGTGGAGGGCGTCCAGTTCATCAAGCGGCACACCAAACCCCGCAAACAGGGGCAGAAGGCAGGGATCCTGGAAAAGGAAGCTCCGGTGGCTATTTCCAACCTGATGGTGATCTGCGCCAAGTGCAACAAGGGCGTCCGGGTGGGAGCCCGGGTGCTTACCGACGGCAAACGTTCACGGGTCTGCAAGTCCTGCGGTGAGATGCTGGATAAAGCCTAA
- the rplD gene encoding 50S ribosomal protein L4, translating into MLSANLYDAQGKMTGNIDLPENIFGVRVNQHLLYLAVKNYLDNRRQGTANTQNAEDVRGGGKKPFKQKGTGRARQGSNRSSLMVGGYVAHGPHPRDYSWEMPKTSRRQALKSALTDSFKTGRLAVIDAVTSGGKTKDVYGVLKTMELSDKKVLLLDVAPTSELLLSGRNIKGLAIRPVRELNTYEIMRADRVLFTKAGVEALKEVFNK; encoded by the coding sequence ATGTTGTCCGCAAATCTATATGATGCCCAGGGAAAAATGACAGGGAATATAGACCTGCCCGAGAACATCTTCGGGGTCAGGGTGAATCAGCACCTGCTTTACCTGGCAGTAAAAAATTACCTGGATAACCGGCGGCAGGGAACCGCCAATACCCAGAATGCCGAGGACGTGCGGGGCGGCGGCAAGAAGCCGTTCAAGCAGAAAGGCACCGGCCGGGCCCGCCAGGGGAGCAACCGCTCCTCGCTGATGGTGGGAGGCTATGTGGCCCACGGCCCACATCCCCGGGACTACTCCTGGGAGATGCCCAAGACCAGCCGTCGCCAGGCCCTGAAATCGGCTTTGACCGATTCGTTCAAGACCGGCCGTCTGGCGGTGATCGACGCCGTGACCTCAGGCGGCAAGACCAAGGACGTCTACGGGGTGCTGAAGACCATGGAGCTGTCCGACAAGAAAGTACTGCTGCTGGACGTGGCCCCGACCTCGGAATTGCTGCTCTCCGGCCGCAACATCAAAGGGCTGGCCATCCGTCCGGTGCGGGAACTGAACACCTACGAGATCATGCGGGCCGACAGAGTGCTGTTCACCAAGGCCGGCGTGGAGGCCTTAAAGGAGGTCTTTAACAAATGA
- the rplO gene encoding 50S ribosomal protein L15, whose protein sequence is MKLDQIKPNKGSVKKAKRRGCGTGSGHGGTSTKGHKGQKSRAGSGARVPSWFEGGQMPLQRRLPKRGFTAFDKKTFQVVNLTALETQEKEVTPESMFALGLVRKKNQPVKVLGKGELKKALTVKAHAFSASAQKSIEAAGGKIEVLKALSSHRTE, encoded by the coding sequence ATGAAACTGGATCAGATCAAGCCCAACAAGGGATCGGTCAAAAAAGCCAAGCGGAGAGGCTGCGGCACCGGGTCGGGCCACGGCGGCACTTCCACCAAGGGCCACAAGGGCCAGAAATCAAGGGCCGGTTCCGGGGCCAGGGTCCCCTCCTGGTTCGAGGGCGGCCAGATGCCGTTGCAACGCCGCCTGCCCAAGCGCGGCTTCACGGCTTTCGACAAGAAGACATTCCAGGTGGTCAACCTGACGGCGCTGGAGACCCAGGAAAAAGAGGTCACCCCCGAATCCATGTTCGCCCTGGGGTTAGTCCGGAAGAAGAACCAGCCGGTCAAGGTCCTGGGCAAGGGAGAACTCAAGAAAGCGCTGACGGTAAAGGCCCACGCCTTTTCGGCCTCGGCCCAGAAGTCCATCGAAGCCGCCGGGGGAAAGATCGAAGTGCTGAAAGCCCTCAGCAGCCACCGGACCGAATAA
- the rpsC gene encoding 30S ribosomal protein S3 gives MGQKTNPIGLRLGIIKTWDSRWFAKKDFPDLLEEDQKIRQYIRQKLANAGLAKIEIERTPKRATITVHTSRPGIVIGRKGADIEKLKAEVQLLTGQKEVHLNIAEVKVPEINSMLVADSIARQLEQRISFRRAMKKAVQGSLRMGAQGIKISCGGRLGGAEIARTETYREGRVPLHTLRADIDYGTATSHTTFGCIGIKVWIFKGEQLPPRQAVRQ, from the coding sequence TTGGGTCAAAAGACAAATCCGATCGGGTTAAGGCTGGGGATCATCAAGACCTGGGATTCCCGCTGGTTCGCCAAAAAAGACTTTCCCGATCTTTTGGAAGAAGATCAGAAGATCCGCCAGTACATCCGGCAGAAGCTGGCCAACGCCGGCCTGGCCAAGATCGAAATAGAGCGCACTCCCAAAAGAGCCACCATCACCGTCCACACTTCGCGCCCCGGGATCGTGATCGGCCGCAAGGGAGCCGACATCGAAAAGCTCAAGGCCGAGGTCCAGCTGCTGACCGGACAGAAGGAAGTGCACCTGAACATCGCCGAGGTCAAGGTTCCCGAGATCAATTCGATGCTGGTGGCCGATTCCATCGCCCGCCAGCTGGAGCAGCGGATCTCCTTCCGCCGGGCCATGAAGAAGGCGGTACAGGGATCGTTAAGGATGGGAGCCCAGGGGATCAAGATCTCCTGCGGCGGCCGCCTGGGCGGGGCCGAGATCGCCCGGACCGAGACCTACCGCGAAGGCCGGGTCCCCCTGCACACCTTAAGGGCCGACATCGACTACGGCACCGCCACCTCCCACACCACTTTCGGATGCATCGGGATCAAGGTCTGGATCTTCAAGGGCGAGCAGCTGCCGCCCCGCCAGGCCGTCAGACAATAG
- the rplN gene encoding 50S ribosomal protein L14 encodes MIQQYSRLTVADNTGARKCMCIQVMGGHTRRYGSIGDIIKIAIKDVLPGGSIKKGEVARAVVVRTRKEVRRRDGSYIRFDENAAVIIDDKNEPKGTRIFGPVGRELREKLFLKIVSLAPEVI; translated from the coding sequence ATGATACAGCAATACAGCAGACTGACCGTGGCCGACAATACCGGAGCCCGCAAATGCATGTGCATCCAGGTGATGGGCGGACACACCCGGCGCTACGGCAGCATCGGAGACATAATCAAGATCGCCATCAAGGACGTGCTCCCCGGCGGCAGCATCAAGAAGGGCGAAGTGGCCCGGGCGGTGGTGGTCCGCACCAGGAAGGAAGTGCGGCGCCGGGACGGCTCCTACATCCGGTTCGACGAGAATGCCGCGGTGATCATCGACGACAAGAACGAACCCAAGGGCACCCGCATCTTCGGGCCGGTGGGCCGCGAGCTCCGGGAGAAGCTGTTCCTTAAAATCGTATCTTTGGCCCCCGAGGTGATATAA
- the rpsQ gene encoding 30S ribosomal protein S17, whose product MTERNLRKERTGKVTSNKMTKTIVVAVERKFKDPFYGKVVKRTSKLMAHDEKSEAKEGDTVRIVETRPLSKCKRWRLDGVISKAK is encoded by the coding sequence ATGACCGAGAGAAATTTACGCAAGGAACGGACCGGCAAGGTCACCAGCAACAAGATGACCAAGACCATTGTGGTGGCGGTGGAACGCAAGTTCAAGGACCCGTTTTACGGCAAAGTGGTGAAGCGGACCAGCAAACTGATGGCCCACGACGAGAAGAGCGAGGCCAAAGAGGGCGACACCGTCCGGATAGTGGAGACCAGGCCGCTCTCCAAGTGCAAGCGCTGGCGTTTGGACGGGGTCATCAGCAAAGCCAAGTAA
- the rplP gene encoding 50S ribosomal protein L16, producing MLMPKRVKHRKQHRGRMTGTASRGQYVEFGDQGLMATESAWITDRQIESARVALTRFTKKGGRVWIRIFPDHPSTKKPAETRMGKGKGAPDHWVAVIKPGRVMFEIGGIPPESAKKALGLASHKLPIKTKIVERDRTIKVI from the coding sequence ATGTTGATGCCAAAAAGGGTAAAACACCGCAAACAGCACCGGGGACGCATGACCGGGACGGCCAGCCGGGGACAGTACGTGGAATTCGGGGATCAGGGGCTGATGGCCACCGAATCCGCCTGGATCACCGACCGCCAGATAGAATCCGCCCGGGTGGCCCTGACCCGCTTCACCAAAAAGGGCGGCCGGGTCTGGATCAGGATCTTCCCCGACCATCCGTCCACCAAAAAACCGGCCGAGACCAGGATGGGAAAGGGCAAGGGTGCCCCGGACCACTGGGTGGCGGTGATCAAGCCGGGCCGGGTGATGTTCGAGATCGGCGGTATTCCCCCGGAATCAGCCAAGAAGGCCCTGGGCCTGGCTTCCCACAAACTTCCCATTAAAACCAAGATCGTTGAACGCGATCGCACCATAAAGGTAATATAA
- the rpmD gene encoding 50S ribosomal protein L30, whose protein sequence is MPKKILRITQVHSTIDRTEVQYRTIKALGIRKLYHTVEKTDTPQIRGMVKKVEHLLKVEEIQEGGSRK, encoded by the coding sequence GTGCCCAAAAAAATATTACGAATAACTCAGGTGCACTCCACCATCGACCGGACCGAAGTCCAGTACCGGACCATCAAGGCTTTGGGTATCCGCAAGCTTTATCACACGGTGGAGAAGACCGACACTCCGCAGATCCGGGGGATGGTCAAAAAGGTGGAGCATTTGCTAAAAGTTGAGGAGATTCAAGAAGGAGGCAGCCGCAAATGA
- the rplW gene encoding 50S ribosomal protein L23 has product MKDLNKVIKKPLITEKFTALKDAYNRYAFEVDKNANKHDVKRAIESVFKVKVTDVATMNVRGKIKRQGRNEGKRPDWKKAVVTLAKDQKLEIGDGV; this is encoded by the coding sequence ATGAAAGATTTGAACAAGGTCATCAAAAAACCCCTGATCACAGAGAAGTTCACCGCCCTGAAAGATGCCTATAACCGTTACGCTTTTGAGGTCGACAAGAACGCCAACAAGCACGACGTCAAAAGGGCCATCGAGTCGGTCTTCAAGGTCAAGGTCACCGACGTGGCCACCATGAACGTCCGGGGCAAGATCAAACGGCAGGGCCGCAACGAGGGCAAGCGCCCCGACTGGAAGAAGGCCGTGGTGACCCTGGCCAAGGACCAAAAGCTGGAGATAGGCGACGGGGTTTAG
- a CDS encoding type Z 30S ribosomal protein S14, translating to MARKAMIQKAERPKFKVRHHSRCRRCGRSRAFYRDFGICRICLREMTLRGEIPGMVKASW from the coding sequence ATGGCCAGAAAGGCGATGATTCAAAAGGCTGAACGGCCGAAGTTCAAAGTCCGGCACCACAGCCGGTGCCGCCGCTGCGGAAGGTCACGGGCGTTCTACCGGGACTTCGGCATCTGCCGGATTTGCCTGCGGGAAATGACACTTAGGGGCGAGATCCCCGGAATGGTCAAGGCCAGCTGGTAG
- the rpsJ gene encoding 30S ribosomal protein S10 yields MAAQNIRIKLKAYDHAVLDKSVAEIVNTAKQTGARISGPIPLPTNRTVYTVNRSTHVDKKSREQFERRIHKRLIDIWHSSPQTIDALTKLDLPAGVDIEIKTGL; encoded by the coding sequence GTGGCGGCTCAGAACATCAGGATAAAACTAAAGGCATACGACCATGCGGTGCTGGACAAATCGGTGGCCGAGATAGTCAACACGGCCAAGCAGACCGGGGCCAGGATCTCCGGGCCCATCCCGCTGCCCACCAACCGCACCGTCTATACCGTCAACCGCTCCACCCACGTGGACAAGAAGTCGCGGGAGCAGTTCGAGCGGCGGATACACAAGCGCTTGATAGATATCTGGCACTCCTCTCCTCAGACCATCGACGCCCTGACCAAGCTGGACCTTCCGGCCGGGGTGGACATCGAGATCAAGACCGGATTATAA
- the rplF gene encoding 50S ribosomal protein L6 — protein MSRIGRKPIEIPQGVKTEVSGQKVKVTGPKGTLELEIHPNMKLELKDGVLTVIRPSDEKFDRSLHGLTRALVFNAVTGVSQGFTKVLQIYGIGYKAIKEPKGLTLNLGFSHPINLEAPKGIEFDITDEPGLKVLDKTYQSSLVVKGIDKQLVGEVAATIRRFRRPEPYQGKGIRYQGEHIRRKAGKTAAGAAGS, from the coding sequence GTGTCGCGGATAGGCAGAAAGCCAATAGAGATCCCCCAGGGGGTAAAGACCGAGGTGTCCGGCCAGAAGGTAAAGGTGACCGGGCCCAAGGGAACCCTGGAGCTGGAGATCCATCCCAACATGAAGCTGGAGCTCAAGGACGGCGTCCTGACGGTGATCCGGCCCTCGGACGAGAAGTTCGACCGGTCCCTGCACGGACTGACCCGGGCCCTGGTGTTCAATGCGGTCACCGGGGTCAGCCAGGGTTTCACCAAGGTGCTCCAGATCTACGGCATCGGGTACAAGGCCATCAAGGAGCCCAAGGGCCTGACCCTGAACCTGGGATTTTCCCACCCCATCAACCTGGAGGCCCCCAAGGGCATCGAGTTCGACATCACCGATGAGCCGGGCCTGAAGGTACTGGACAAGACCTACCAGAGCAGCCTGGTGGTCAAAGGCATTGACAAGCAGCTGGTGGGCGAAGTGGCCGCCACCATCAGACGGTTCCGCCGGCCGGAGCCGTACCAGGGCAAGGGCATCCGCTACCAGGGCGAGCACATCCGGCGCAAGGCCGGCAAGACCGCGGCCGGAGCAGCCGGGTCCTGA
- the tuf gene encoding elongation factor Tu (EF-Tu; promotes GTP-dependent binding of aminoacyl-tRNA to the A-site of ribosomes during protein biosynthesis; when the tRNA anticodon matches the mRNA codon, GTP hydrolysis results; the inactive EF-Tu-GDP leaves the ribosome and release of GDP is promoted by elongation factor Ts; many prokaryotes have two copies of the gene encoding EF-Tu), which yields MIMPGDNVTIEGELLTPIAMEKGLKFAIREGGRTVGAGTVTEILPD from the coding sequence ATGATCATGCCGGGCGACAACGTGACCATCGAGGGCGAGCTGCTGACGCCGATCGCCATGGAGAAGGGCCTGAAGTTCGCCATCCGCGAGGGCGGCCGGACCGTGGGCGCCGGAACAGTCACCGAGATCCTGCCCGACTAA
- the rplV gene encoding 50S ribosomal protein L22, which yields MEALARQKFVRVTPRKMRIVADLVRGKNCNQALSILRFVPRAASPLILKAIQSAVASAVEQAGKAKFDPDTLRVSEIRVDEGATWKRMRPRARGRADRRLKRTSHLTVRVSDGQPKQDTEE from the coding sequence ATGGAAGCTTTAGCCAGACAAAAATTCGTCAGGGTCACCCCGCGCAAGATGCGGATAGTGGCCGACCTGGTGCGGGGAAAGAACTGCAACCAGGCCCTGTCCATCCTGCGCTTCGTGCCCCGGGCCGCCAGCCCCCTGATCCTGAAGGCCATCCAGTCGGCGGTAGCCTCGGCGGTGGAGCAGGCAGGCAAGGCCAAGTTCGATCCCGACACCCTCAGGGTCTCCGAGATCAGGGTGGATGAAGGCGCTACCTGGAAAAGAATGCGACCCCGGGCCCGGGGAAGGGCTGACCGCCGCTTGAAGCGGACCAGCCATTTGACGGTGCGGGTCTCGGACGGTCAACCAAAACAAGATACGGAGGAATAA